From the genome of Daphnia magna isolate NIES unplaced genomic scaffold, ASM2063170v1.1 Dm_contigs424, whole genome shotgun sequence:
ctatgaccAAGAACGGATTGATAGAATGATCTAAAATTGGAATGGGTATAGGAGTACAATAACTTGGAGAGCAGATCAAGTATTACTCTCTTTGAAACTCGCAGGAGTAGGGCGGCGACCTGTTGTCTGGATTGGACATTCTATGGGAGGCATACTGCTAAAACAATTATTGGTTAATGGTAAGGCCAGTTTTTACAAAATGCCTTCTTGGGATTCCAAATATCTAAATTATTCGACAGCTTCAAAATCATCTGACTGTGAACTGCAAAATCTAGTAAAGAATACCAAAGCATTGCTAATGTTAAGCGTCCCGCACGATGGATCAAGTGTAGCTACGTTGAATCTTCCAGCACGTTTTCTTCTGCTTCCATCTGTCGAAGTTGAGGAATTGAggaaaggtaaaacaaaagcTTTAAGTAAACTCCTAGTTTGCTCTGTCCCTCACGTTAAGTTTCTGAGTTCAGGTTCTAGTGTACTAGGTAACCTGAACTTGGAATTCAAGAACTTGTTGTCACACTACCCTATAGCGGTTGTAAGCGTCGTGGAAACCAAACCAACGATGGTACAGCCCTGGGGAATTGAAGTCAAATTTGTGGAACCAAACTCTGCAGGTACTGTCAAAGAGATGATTTTCTGAAAAgtacagattttttttttttttttttcattttttactaaAGCAGTCTGTTAATTTTCTAGATTTACTTTCTTCTGGGGAAGTCCACTTTATACCTGTAGACCACTATGAAATTTGTAAACCGCTCAACAGGTATTTCAGTTTGTCAAACTAGATTTcttattttacaaaaaatacCCTTAAAACTgtgatttcttttctctttgtttctttatcAGGAAATCCTTTATCTATCAACGACTCATCAAGCTAATTGTTGGAGTGAGAGAAGGTTCTCCACCAAAGAGTCTAGTTCAAACAACCTGAATGTTGAAAATTTCCAAATTATTGAAAAAGTAGATAGCGtagttattttgtttttttttactgttttgtTAATTGCATTTTGAATTAGAAAACATGACAATGATATAAGTGAGATTCGCAGGCCTACTGTTTGAAGAAATGTTTTTCCCTTAATGGAGATGAGGTTTGTGTAGCAATCTTTCTTACCAATATATTTAACAGTTAGTCAATGCATTCTCAACGTTAGATCCACTGGTAAaaacgaattattttttttttagattttcaaaaatatttaaaataaatacagGGTACGCGGGAATTAATACtcaagaaagtaaaaaaacgtaaaaactTTTTCAAATGAGTTTGAATTTGAACCATAACTACAAGGCAGTTCCAGAATCGAGCGTTAGAGGGTGTTTCGTAGCTAGATACAGTATGCAATAATTGCCCGATTTCAGGGCCATGTGTAGTAGAGTAGAGAATACTTCTCAATTtgcatgaaatggaggaataCAAAGACGTAATTAACTCATCAAACCAGCTCATTCAGCAGGAGAATGTCATAATGCCCGAAGATGTTTGCCGAGATTTTTTACGGAATGTGGTAATTTGCTGTTG
Proteins encoded in this window:
- the LOC123468768 gene encoding protein SERAC1-like, which encodes MVQNGLLLILWRIANMFDKEVVLTTLCANIVANISLFPQFHHQIFQSGWLGLLAEFLCSQYASLNLAAGKALVNMDQNHRKYGVYDRSIYLLHPLYEDTEDTRKFDTRQGTMKWDMDVVFVHGLLGGVGWTWRQSDLLGKNADYTDCWPRDWLPADIPNLRILGIDYVTSLSHWKSRCPDDARRSTITWRADQVLLSLKLAGVGRRPVVWIGHSMGGILLKQLLVNASKSSDCELQNLVKNTKALLMLSVPHDGSSVATLNLPARFLLLPSVEVEELRKGSSVLGNLNLEFKNLLSHYPIAVVSVVETKPTMVQPWGIEVKFVEPNSADLLSSGEVHFIPVDHYEICKPLNRKSFIYQRLIKLIVGVREGSPPKSLVQTT